The Mycolicibacterium boenickei genome has a segment encoding these proteins:
- a CDS encoding M20/M25/M40 family metallo-hydrolase — MDLVTVPASSADEVVDLVSALIRFDTSNTGDPATLKPEADCAEWVADRLREVGYTTEYVEAGAPGRGNVFARLPGTDPSRGALMIHGHLDVVPAEPADWSVHPFSGAVKDGYVWGRGAVDMKDMVGMTLAVARHFKRSGIVPPRDLVFAFVSDEEHGGTYGANWLVDHRPDLFDGVTEAIGEVGGFSLTVPRKDGGERRLYLIETAEKGLSWMRLTARGRAGHGSMVHDDNAVTAIAGAVDRLGRHEFPLVLNPAVEEFLTAVAEETGYSFDVNSPDLEGTIAKLGGVARIVSATLRDTANPTMLKAGYKANVIPASAEAVIDCRVLPGRKEAFEREVDELIGPDVTRSWERDLPSYETTFDGDLVDAMNAAILALDPEARTVPYMMSGGTDAKSFQRLGIRCFGFAPLRLPPELDFAALFHGVDERVPVDALQFGAGVLEHFLRNC, encoded by the coding sequence ATGGACCTTGTGACTGTCCCCGCCTCCAGCGCGGACGAGGTGGTCGATCTCGTCAGTGCGCTCATCCGATTCGACACCTCCAACACCGGTGACCCGGCGACGCTCAAACCCGAGGCGGACTGCGCCGAGTGGGTGGCCGACCGGCTCCGTGAGGTGGGCTACACCACCGAATACGTCGAGGCCGGGGCGCCCGGCCGGGGCAATGTGTTCGCCCGGTTGCCCGGTACCGACCCCAGCCGTGGCGCATTGATGATCCACGGGCACCTGGACGTCGTGCCTGCTGAGCCCGCCGACTGGAGCGTGCACCCGTTCTCCGGTGCGGTCAAGGACGGCTATGTCTGGGGCCGGGGCGCGGTCGACATGAAGGACATGGTCGGGATGACCCTCGCGGTGGCCCGGCACTTCAAGCGGTCCGGCATCGTCCCGCCCCGCGACCTGGTGTTCGCCTTCGTATCCGACGAGGAGCACGGCGGCACCTACGGCGCGAACTGGCTGGTGGACCACCGACCCGACCTGTTCGACGGCGTGACCGAGGCGATCGGCGAGGTCGGCGGGTTCTCCCTGACCGTGCCCCGCAAGGACGGCGGCGAGCGTCGGCTCTATCTCATCGAGACCGCCGAAAAGGGCCTGTCCTGGATGCGGCTGACGGCACGGGGCCGCGCCGGTCACGGCTCGATGGTGCATGACGACAACGCCGTGACGGCCATCGCAGGCGCGGTGGACCGGCTGGGCCGGCATGAATTCCCGCTGGTGCTCAATCCGGCGGTCGAGGAGTTCCTGACGGCGGTGGCGGAGGAGACCGGCTACTCCTTCGACGTGAACTCGCCGGATCTGGAAGGGACCATCGCGAAGCTCGGCGGGGTGGCGCGGATCGTGTCGGCGACACTGCGCGACACGGCCAACCCGACCATGCTCAAGGCCGGTTACAAGGCCAACGTGATCCCGGCGTCGGCGGAGGCGGTGATCGACTGCCGGGTGCTGCCGGGCCGCAAGGAGGCCTTCGAGCGTGAGGTCGACGAGTTGATCGGTCCCGATGTCACCCGCAGCTGGGAGCGGGATCTGCCGTCCTACGAGACGACGTTCGACGGTGATCTGGTGGACGCCATGAACGCGGCGATCCTGGCGCTCGATCCCGAAGCCCGCACCGTGCCCTACATGATGTCGGGCGGGACGGACGCGAAATCGTTCCAGCGGTTGGGGATTCGCTGCTTCGGGTTCGCCCCGCTGCGGTTGCCGCCGGAGCTGGACTTCGCGGCGCTGTTCCACGGCGTCGATGAGCGGGTGCCGGTGGACGCGCTGCAGTTCGGTGCCGGCGTTCTGGAACACTTTTTGCGGAACTGCTGA
- a CDS encoding alpha/beta hydrolase, with product MQREEHMIGDTFAYRFTDPSSDHVLLVQHGIGGHGGIYDKFGAHYAGLGAEVWCMDGPGHGRSCVDRRAGQFTLREWVDAATAVTDHIIAHTGLPVFIKGSSLGAAAAYCAYAASDEYAGAILMGLAIPSSPLIPSENPFRTEAFEQIIGLFGPALRFDIEQYIDFDEDYGFRGAGRQKHADPLNTWSYDLAAWGSILRYDPAVPLADNTKPILFAVGEKDPIFTPDMARAVAGATGGPVDLHIHPDAVHQLMLFHTSDYSQVVHEWCHRQLKSSHQQGQE from the coding sequence ATGCAACGCGAAGAACACATGATCGGCGACACGTTCGCCTACCGGTTCACCGACCCGTCGTCCGACCACGTCCTGCTGGTGCAACACGGCATTGGTGGGCACGGCGGGATCTACGACAAATTCGGCGCGCACTACGCGGGCCTGGGTGCCGAGGTGTGGTGCATGGATGGCCCCGGCCATGGCCGGTCATGCGTCGACCGCCGCGCTGGACAGTTCACGCTGCGGGAATGGGTCGACGCCGCAACGGCCGTCACCGACCACATCATCGCCCACACCGGGTTACCCGTATTCATCAAGGGTTCGTCACTGGGCGCGGCGGCCGCCTATTGCGCCTACGCTGCGTCCGACGAGTACGCCGGCGCCATCCTGATGGGGCTCGCAATCCCGTCCTCGCCTCTGATTCCGTCCGAAAACCCTTTCCGTACCGAAGCATTCGAGCAGATTATCGGGTTATTCGGTCCGGCACTGCGCTTCGACATCGAGCAGTACATCGATTTCGACGAGGACTACGGCTTCCGCGGCGCGGGCCGGCAGAAACACGCCGACCCGCTCAACACCTGGAGCTATGACCTGGCCGCGTGGGGATCCATCCTGCGGTATGACCCGGCCGTGCCGTTGGCTGACAACACCAAACCCATCCTGTTCGCCGTGGGTGAGAAGGACCCGATCTTCACCCCGGATATGGCCAGGGCGGTAGCCGGCGCCACTGGCGGGCCGGTGGATCTGCACATCCACCCCGACGCTGTGCACCAACTCATGTTGTTCCACACCAGCGATTACTCGCAGGTCGTGCATGAGTGGTGTCACCGACAACTGAAGAGCAGCCACCAGCAAGGACAGGAGTGA
- a CDS encoding polysaccharide deacetylase family protein: MKVTLSFDNGPTETTAEVLDVLADRGIKATFFVVGEQLSQPDARTLTERAEADGHWIGNHTMTHSVQFGDHDDPELAAREIGAAEDVIGPLAHPDKLFRPYAGGGVLDRRVFSTAAIDYLQRHRYTCVLWTSVPHDWDSPEQWVQRCLHDIAQQDWSVVVIHDLPTGAMCHLPAFLDELDRLGAEIVQHFPDACVPIRNGALAADLSALTTH, from the coding sequence ATGAAAGTCACCCTCAGCTTCGACAACGGCCCGACCGAGACGACCGCCGAGGTGCTCGACGTGCTTGCCGACCGCGGCATCAAAGCGACGTTCTTTGTTGTCGGTGAACAACTCAGCCAACCAGACGCCCGCACATTGACCGAGCGCGCCGAGGCGGATGGGCACTGGATCGGCAACCACACCATGACTCATTCCGTGCAGTTCGGTGACCACGATGATCCCGAGCTGGCCGCCCGCGAAATCGGCGCGGCCGAAGACGTCATCGGGCCATTGGCGCACCCCGACAAGCTGTTCCGCCCGTACGCCGGTGGCGGCGTGCTCGACCGACGCGTATTCAGCACGGCAGCAATCGATTACCTGCAACGGCACCGCTATACGTGTGTGCTGTGGACGTCGGTGCCCCACGACTGGGATTCACCCGAACAGTGGGTTCAGCGCTGCCTCCACGACATCGCCCAGCAGGACTGGAGCGTCGTGGTCATCCACGACCTGCCCACCGGCGCCATGTGTCATCTACCGGCCTTCCTCGATGAGCTCGACCGACTCGGCGCCGAGATCGTCCAACACTTTCCCGACGCCTGCGTACCCATCCGCAACGGCGCCCTCGCCGCCGATCTGAGCGCCCTGACCACCCATTGA
- a CDS encoding TetR/AcrR family transcriptional regulator, whose protein sequence is MSTSSSATELAGQGPRRSRGRPPVPLDRIIATAIALLDEEGADALSMRNLAQRLDSGTATLYRHFTGRAQLVAQVIDSVLAEAHVDNGALDAMTWQQACETLAYRLFDVFRRHRHVAPLLVEKIPIGPNAMAQREQTIALLLKSGFSPSLAAQACATLARYVLGFATQLSPPEASATDEGEVWQTLDPQTFPATASVADHLPVPLEQEFAFGLELLIHGLNQLAHHDDKRAPSRLARRD, encoded by the coding sequence GTGAGCACGTCATCTTCGGCCACCGAGCTGGCAGGGCAGGGCCCGCGGCGATCCCGGGGCCGCCCACCGGTGCCGCTGGACCGGATCATCGCGACTGCTATCGCCCTCCTGGACGAGGAGGGCGCCGACGCCCTGTCCATGCGTAACCTGGCCCAGCGCCTGGACTCCGGTACCGCGACGTTGTACCGGCACTTCACCGGCCGGGCCCAGCTGGTCGCCCAGGTGATCGACAGCGTGTTGGCCGAGGCGCACGTCGACAACGGGGCACTTGACGCCATGACATGGCAGCAAGCCTGTGAAACTCTGGCGTACCGCCTGTTTGATGTATTCCGACGCCACCGCCACGTGGCGCCCTTGTTGGTCGAGAAGATTCCGATCGGGCCCAATGCGATGGCCCAGCGCGAGCAGACGATCGCGCTGCTGCTCAAATCGGGATTCTCGCCATCGCTGGCCGCGCAAGCGTGCGCCACGCTGGCGCGCTACGTCCTCGGGTTCGCCACGCAACTATCCCCGCCGGAGGCCAGCGCTACGGACGAGGGCGAGGTGTGGCAGACGCTCGACCCCCAGACATTCCCTGCTACCGCCAGCGTGGCCGATCATCTGCCCGTACCTCTTGAGCAAGAGTTCGCCTTCGGCCTGGAACTCCTCATCCACGGCCTGAACCAGCTCGCGCACCATGACGACAAACGCGCGCCCAGCCGGCTGGCTCGGCGTGATTAA
- a CDS encoding fumarylacetoacetate hydrolase family protein, translated as MKLANLDGRAVIVTDAGLIDIAKASGGSLPGHPDQAVAAIDSISAWLDARQPDPDVHLTAADLLADLSVLGPPVIAPRQIFAVGLNYAEHGAETGLAVPDEPLIFTKFASSITGPGGLIPLPTATCDWEVELVVVIGRGGRNIGVADALRHVAGYCIGQDISERRSQMAGAPPQFSLAKSHRGFSPIGPWVTTVDELPDVHDLAIATALDDEIVQQAVTSDMIFGVESLISHLSTVCELLPGDLIFTGTPAGVGYSRTPARYLTPGTVVRSTVEGLGELRNPCVVAIG; from the coding sequence ATGAAACTAGCCAATCTTGACGGCCGCGCTGTCATCGTCACCGACGCCGGCCTCATCGACATCGCGAAGGCGTCCGGCGGATCTCTGCCCGGCCATCCCGACCAAGCTGTCGCCGCCATCGACTCCATCAGCGCTTGGCTTGATGCGCGCCAGCCCGATCCGGACGTCCATCTGACCGCCGCCGACTTACTCGCCGACCTGAGCGTGCTCGGTCCACCGGTAATTGCGCCACGCCAAATCTTCGCCGTGGGGCTGAATTACGCCGAGCACGGGGCGGAAACCGGTTTGGCGGTGCCCGACGAACCGCTGATCTTCACCAAGTTCGCGTCCTCGATCACCGGGCCGGGCGGGCTCATCCCGCTGCCCACCGCAACGTGTGATTGGGAGGTCGAGCTGGTTGTCGTGATCGGCCGTGGCGGGCGCAATATCGGCGTCGCCGACGCATTGCGGCACGTCGCAGGGTACTGCATCGGGCAGGACATCTCTGAACGGCGGTCGCAAATGGCCGGCGCCCCACCGCAATTCAGCCTGGCCAAGAGTCACCGAGGATTCAGCCCGATCGGACCCTGGGTCACAACTGTCGACGAGCTACCAGACGTCCACGATTTGGCGATCGCCACTGCGCTCGATGATGAAATCGTCCAACAGGCCGTCACCAGCGACATGATCTTCGGCGTCGAATCGCTCATCAGTCACCTCTCGACGGTCTGTGAGCTACTACCGGGCGACCTCATCTTTACCGGTACCCCAGCCGGGGTCGGGTACTCGCGCACACCGGCGCGCTACCTCACACCCGGCACTGTGGTGCGCTCAACCGTCGAGGGATTGGGCGAATTGCGTAACCCCTGCGTCGTCGCCATCGGTTAG
- a CDS encoding DoxX family protein, with the protein MYIAATVLSILLALLMVVTGIPKLLNGATARKNAAHLAISTSLSRLIGVAEIAAAIGLTAGMFIRPMGAVTGAAVVLLMVGAAIYHRRARDPLTATAPTIMTAVAAVAVVVLSVAH; encoded by the coding sequence GTGTACATCGCTGCGACCGTACTGTCGATCCTGCTGGCACTGTTGATGGTTGTCACCGGCATTCCCAAGTTGCTCAACGGTGCCACGGCACGCAAGAACGCCGCGCATCTTGCGATCAGTACATCGCTGAGCCGGCTGATCGGGGTGGCCGAGATCGCTGCCGCCATCGGCCTGACCGCAGGCATGTTCATCCGCCCTATGGGCGCTGTTACCGGAGCGGCAGTGGTGTTGCTCATGGTGGGCGCCGCCATCTATCACCGCCGGGCCCGCGACCCGCTGACCGCGACGGCGCCGACCATCATGACTGCGGTCGCAGCGGTCGCTGTTGTCGTGCTTAGCGTCGCGCATTAA
- a CDS encoding alpha/beta fold hydrolase produces MNVRDIDVHSDSRFAAVDGMRIHYRRSGKGPTVVLLHGSASSLYGVEAVAQRLRDSFDVIRLDLPGFGVTGPRPDRDYRVATYAGTLARFLDTIGVERCAVAGNSLGGNIAWNLALDHPEHLQLTGLVLINATGYPDKELPAAMALARNPVVGQLLRRFMPRRAVERSLRQAVGPNSDIVDAAMVDRAHRLWNRAGNRSAFVDFLTTDQPDRSADIPDIEVPTLVLRSADMDGQHFTRDIAGSTEKVHPDGGHLLPEEDPAWVADAVTEFLQSLPAEERQ; encoded by the coding sequence ATGAATGTTCGCGATATCGATGTTCACTCGGACTCGCGGTTCGCCGCGGTCGACGGCATGCGGATTCATTACCGACGGTCAGGGAAGGGCCCGACGGTGGTGCTGCTGCACGGCAGCGCGTCCTCGCTGTACGGCGTGGAGGCGGTCGCGCAGCGACTGCGGGATTCCTTCGACGTGATTCGGCTGGATCTGCCGGGGTTCGGGGTGACGGGGCCGCGCCCCGACCGTGATTACCGGGTCGCCACCTACGCCGGGACGCTCGCACGCTTCTTGGACACCATCGGCGTCGAGCGATGCGCGGTGGCCGGCAACTCGTTGGGGGGCAACATCGCCTGGAACCTCGCCCTCGATCACCCCGAGCACCTGCAGCTGACCGGTTTGGTGTTGATCAACGCGACTGGCTATCCGGACAAGGAGCTGCCCGCCGCGATGGCGCTGGCGCGCAACCCGGTCGTCGGGCAACTGTTGCGACGGTTCATGCCCCGGCGCGCTGTCGAGCGCAGTCTGCGCCAGGCGGTCGGGCCGAACTCCGACATTGTCGATGCCGCGATGGTGGATCGCGCGCACCGGTTGTGGAACCGGGCCGGCAACCGCTCGGCGTTCGTGGATTTCCTGACGACCGACCAACCCGACCGAAGTGCCGATATTCCCGACATCGAGGTGCCGACCCTGGTGTTGCGCAGCGCCGACATGGACGGCCAGCACTTCACCCGCGACATCGCCGGCAGCACCGAGAAAGTCCATCCCGACGGCGGGCATCTGCTGCCCGAGGAAGATCCCGCCTGGGTGGCTGACGCGGTCACGGAGTTTCTGCAGTCCCTTCCAGCCGAGGAACGTCAATGA
- a CDS encoding YbhB/YbcL family Raf kinase inhibitor-like protein: protein MTASPYDNLPKLPTFTLTSESVTDGQPLANDQVSGIMGAGGSDVSPQLSWSGFPAETKSFAVTVYDPDAPTASGFWHWAVADLPATVTELPAGAGDGGELPGGAVTLTNDAGLKRYLGAAPPAGHGPHRYYIAVHALPVESLELPEGATPAYLGFNLFGQAIARAVIHGTYEQK from the coding sequence ATGACCGCATCTCCGTACGACAACCTGCCGAAGCTGCCGACGTTCACCCTGACCTCAGAATCGGTCACCGACGGTCAGCCACTGGCCAACGACCAGGTCAGCGGGATCATGGGCGCCGGTGGTTCCGACGTTTCGCCGCAGCTCAGCTGGTCCGGCTTCCCAGCCGAGACCAAGAGTTTCGCCGTCACGGTGTACGACCCTGACGCCCCGACCGCCTCGGGCTTCTGGCACTGGGCGGTGGCCGACCTGCCTGCCACGGTGACCGAACTGCCCGCCGGCGCCGGCGACGGCGGCGAGCTGCCCGGTGGGGCCGTCACGCTGACCAACGATGCGGGCCTCAAGCGCTACCTGGGTGCGGCCCCGCCTGCCGGTCACGGCCCGCACCGGTACTACATCGCGGTGCACGCGCTGCCGGTGGAATCGCTGGAACTGCCCGAGGGCGCGACGCCTGCCTACCTCGGCTTCAACCTGTTCGGCCAGGCCATCGCCCGCGCCGTCATCCACGGCACCTACGAGCAGAAGTAG
- a CDS encoding amidohydrolase family protein → MTRILLRDAQVVSLAPNRPDTERIDILIDGDRIAAMGHRLDPADADIVNLKDRIVIPGLVNAHLHTWQTALRFAGGDWSLLEYLAHTHGHVARRYSPDDMYIGTLAGALNQINCGTTTIGDWCHNCRTPAHADAAIDALNTAGIRSVFFHGAPHGGPTKPHDVREIDRVLSGPIANSALLTVGMAINGPQLSAPDVAIADLRAAIDRDVIASMHQSAGTPGHGWNAVGAAGLWGPHANIVHGTGLTDEWVKKLADAGVTFTTTPENELGQGHCTAITEQLLQADAAPSLGTDTETAVSGEVLTAARITLARQRGLAHDQEFHRTGLSAPTAGLTSKQALSWATVHGARALGLADRVGHLAPGMQADLVVIDARALNLWPAHDPVTAALHASIANIEAVMVAGRWRKRHHTLVDTDIDDVKDQLQQSGERFAHKIRATGPLARTRRRVVRMVVRRHLRRQIGSDD, encoded by the coding sequence GTGACGCGAATTCTGTTACGCGACGCCCAGGTGGTGAGCCTGGCGCCGAATCGGCCCGATACCGAGCGAATCGATATCCTCATCGATGGTGATCGCATCGCCGCGATGGGCCACCGCCTTGACCCTGCCGATGCCGACATCGTCAACCTCAAGGACCGCATCGTCATCCCCGGACTCGTCAACGCCCACCTACACACATGGCAGACCGCGCTACGGTTCGCCGGCGGAGACTGGTCGTTGCTGGAATACCTGGCCCACACTCATGGGCACGTCGCCCGCAGATACAGCCCCGACGACATGTACATCGGCACACTGGCCGGTGCCCTGAACCAAATCAATTGCGGCACAACCACTATAGGCGACTGGTGCCACAACTGCCGGACTCCAGCGCATGCCGACGCCGCTATCGACGCACTGAACACCGCCGGCATCCGCAGCGTCTTCTTCCACGGCGCACCTCACGGCGGCCCCACCAAACCTCACGACGTGCGCGAGATCGACCGCGTCCTCAGTGGCCCCATCGCCAACAGCGCGCTGTTAACCGTGGGAATGGCAATCAACGGCCCGCAACTCTCGGCACCTGACGTGGCGATCGCTGACCTCCGGGCCGCCATCGACCGCGACGTGATCGCATCGATGCACCAGAGCGCCGGAACGCCAGGACACGGCTGGAATGCGGTCGGCGCGGCGGGCCTGTGGGGGCCGCACGCCAATATCGTGCACGGCACCGGGCTGACCGACGAATGGGTCAAGAAGCTCGCCGACGCCGGAGTCACCTTCACGACCACTCCGGAAAACGAACTCGGCCAAGGGCATTGCACGGCGATCACCGAACAACTTCTGCAGGCCGATGCCGCGCCGTCGCTGGGTACCGACACCGAAACGGCCGTATCTGGTGAAGTTCTCACCGCCGCCCGCATCACCCTGGCCCGCCAACGAGGCCTGGCCCACGATCAGGAGTTCCACCGCACCGGGCTGAGCGCTCCCACCGCAGGGCTCACCAGCAAGCAGGCGCTGTCGTGGGCAACCGTCCACGGTGCGCGCGCCCTGGGCCTGGCCGACAGGGTCGGCCACCTCGCCCCCGGCATGCAAGCCGATCTCGTCGTCATCGACGCCCGCGCACTGAACCTGTGGCCGGCCCACGACCCGGTCACCGCTGCGTTGCATGCCAGCATCGCCAACATCGAAGCGGTCATGGTCGCCGGACGCTGGCGCAAGCGCCACCACACCCTGGTCGACACGGACATCGACGATGTCAAAGACCAGCTACAGCAGTCCGGCGAACGCTTCGCCCACAAGATCCGCGCAACCGGTCCACTCGCCCGCACACGACGCCGCGTCGTGCGCATGGTCGTGCGCCGGCACCTTCGTCGCCAAATCGGCTCCGATGACTAG
- a CDS encoding TetR/AcrR family transcriptional regulator yields MSTPKRRGRPPATESPAALTDILSTALKTFAENGYEGTSAAALNRELGVSHNLIHQRFGSKEDLWYAAVDWAFGQIDDEITIDPELADSDLMEALRRGLIQFLEVHARHPEILRLVTVEGANASPRLTYLFDAHIRPLYARLTTPLMTLVDRGVLTDVDVRSLHFLVAHGGTSPFSLAPLATMLDPVDPCDPTAVRGHAEFVADLVVAGLRARGA; encoded by the coding sequence ATGAGCACTCCCAAGCGTCGCGGCCGACCGCCGGCCACCGAGTCACCGGCCGCGCTGACGGACATTCTGTCGACGGCCCTGAAGACGTTCGCCGAGAACGGCTATGAGGGCACCTCGGCCGCCGCGCTCAATCGTGAACTCGGCGTGAGCCACAACCTCATTCATCAGCGGTTCGGGTCCAAAGAGGATCTCTGGTACGCGGCAGTGGATTGGGCGTTCGGTCAGATCGACGACGAGATCACCATCGACCCCGAGCTCGCAGACAGTGATCTGATGGAGGCCCTCCGGCGAGGCCTGATCCAGTTCCTCGAGGTCCATGCGCGCCATCCCGAGATACTGAGACTGGTCACGGTGGAAGGTGCCAATGCCAGCCCGCGGTTGACTTATCTGTTCGACGCGCACATCCGTCCGCTGTATGCGCGGCTGACCACCCCGTTGATGACGTTGGTCGACCGGGGTGTGCTGACCGATGTCGATGTACGCAGCCTTCACTTCCTGGTAGCCCACGGCGGTACCTCGCCGTTCAGCTTGGCTCCGTTGGCGACCATGCTCGATCCCGTCGACCCCTGCGACCCGACCGCAGTGCGTGGGCACGCGGAATTCGTCGCCGACCTCGTGGTGGCCGGTCTGCGCGCCCGCGGAGCCTGA
- a CDS encoding alpha/beta fold hydrolase codes for MKYLVAAGEDRKLDAEVRRSLRGSYIQLSDGVTHYELAGPDGGDVVVLTGGLTIPLFYWDELAVELHARGLRTLAYSGYGRGYSDRVVARYDEALFVRQLRELVELLDLPATCHVVGTSMGALIAMAYVGQHLGSAATLTLVGPAGLGPQPAAQKLLRNDLAAGVIAKRFGRRFLEQHLGHNVADRNRAAALAAMVGDAYRYEGSIYSFFETLQHFPLFDRAELYRRTGTLPLPIQLIWGADDQVTPISSLGQVRELLQPSQCHVIDDCGHMAPFERPLVVADQLATFYDTFHRSA; via the coding sequence ATGAAGTACTTGGTCGCTGCCGGGGAAGACCGCAAGCTCGACGCCGAGGTGCGCCGGAGTCTGCGGGGCAGCTACATCCAGTTGTCGGATGGTGTAACGCATTACGAGCTCGCTGGGCCTGACGGCGGCGACGTCGTCGTGCTGACCGGCGGGCTGACCATCCCGTTGTTCTACTGGGACGAATTGGCTGTCGAGCTACATGCCCGGGGGCTGCGGACCCTGGCCTATAGCGGCTACGGGCGCGGCTATTCCGACCGCGTCGTCGCCCGCTACGACGAGGCGCTGTTTGTCCGCCAACTGCGCGAGCTCGTCGAGCTCCTCGACCTCCCCGCCACCTGCCACGTAGTGGGCACGTCGATGGGTGCGCTGATCGCGATGGCCTACGTGGGTCAACACCTCGGAAGCGCGGCCACTCTGACGCTGGTGGGCCCTGCCGGGCTGGGCCCTCAACCCGCTGCGCAGAAACTGTTGCGCAACGATCTCGCGGCCGGCGTCATCGCCAAGCGGTTCGGGCGACGCTTTCTCGAACAGCATCTGGGGCATAACGTCGCGGACCGGAATCGCGCTGCCGCACTGGCGGCCATGGTCGGCGACGCCTACCGCTACGAGGGCTCGATCTATTCCTTCTTCGAAACTCTGCAGCACTTTCCGTTGTTCGACCGCGCCGAACTCTACCGGCGCACCGGCACACTGCCGCTGCCCATCCAATTGATCTGGGGAGCAGACGATCAAGTCACCCCGATCAGCAGCCTGGGCCAGGTCCGCGAACTGCTGCAGCCCAGCCAATGCCACGTCATCGACGACTGCGGCCACATGGCGCCGTTCGAACGTCCCCTCGTCGTCGCCGACCAACTGGCGACCTTCTACGACACCTTCCACAGATCGGCTTGA
- a CDS encoding VOC family protein — MSTVIHPSAVNHLAIATRDIKGQIEFFSTVLGCALKALYPMHGADGVWHGFVELNPKSYIAFVYHPGNPDTKQYGVTHAADPTAPVAPGAMQHVALWVDTDDELLALRDRIRSHGVPVLGPIDHGFCRSMYFGGPEGIVLELTTGDSIDPAAWIDPETVTTNGISAEELETYKHPAPFDRSETPVAQPAYDPSKPHMAYPDEVYQLILTMTDEQVSAMVSYPDPPVRLD; from the coding sequence ATGTCGACCGTCATCCATCCGTCAGCAGTCAATCACCTCGCCATCGCGACTCGCGACATCAAAGGCCAGATCGAATTTTTCAGCACCGTATTGGGGTGTGCACTCAAGGCTTTGTATCCGATGCACGGCGCCGACGGTGTCTGGCACGGCTTTGTCGAACTGAATCCCAAGTCCTACATCGCGTTTGTCTATCACCCTGGCAATCCCGATACGAAGCAGTACGGGGTCACCCATGCCGCCGACCCGACCGCGCCTGTCGCGCCGGGGGCCATGCAGCACGTCGCGCTGTGGGTCGATACCGATGACGAACTGCTTGCTCTGCGTGACCGGATCCGCAGCCACGGTGTCCCCGTCCTCGGGCCCATCGACCACGGATTCTGCCGGTCGATGTATTTCGGCGGTCCGGAAGGAATCGTGTTGGAGTTGACCACCGGTGATTCGATCGACCCGGCGGCCTGGATTGATCCAGAAACGGTGACCACCAACGGCATCAGCGCCGAGGAGTTGGAAACCTACAAACACCCGGCACCGTTCGACCGCTCCGAGACCCCGGTCGCGCAGCCGGCCTACGACCCCTCCAAGCCGCACATGGCCTACCCCGACGAGGTCTACCAGCTGATTCTGACCATGACCGACGAGCAGGTGTCAGCGATGGTCAGCTACCCCGACCCGCCGGTGCGGCTGGACTGA